atatgtcgcaaatatttaaaatatgttgaacaacctctTACAAACACTGTGAGAAACATAtctaatttttcttctctttcttaacCCAAATGGACAAAAAAGGTTATGTGTAtttaaatcatgatttattgcACTAAATTTGTTAGGAAATCTGCGTTGTTTTTAGCTACTTGATCTTTCGCCTGATTTATTTCCAATTTTATTACAGCtattattaaaagtttaaataaatttatctctgaaataaaatatattcatttatcgAAGGGTTAAACCCTAGAAACATtgggacatatatatatatactgttcATGAAGGTGCATGTCTTGATAGGTACAGAATTTGGATTCAGAGTGTTTCGGCGCTTCGCTAAAAGCCACAGAAACATGCGACCAGAGAAGAAACCATGGTCGTCACTCCTCTGTAACAAAATCAGCGAGGAAATCTTGGATGGAACTCCTTGATGTCAGAACCGTATTTCATCAAATTGTACCATAGCAAATCTGCTGCGAAGGACGATTTGGAACACCTTCAATTGATAACAAATGTCTGCCTCGGATCCATCCCTGAAATCCACATGGAATCGTGTGATGTAAGTTCAATATTCCATTCCCTACAAATTCAAACGTTCTTGTTCAATTTTGCAAACATGCCAGGTTACCATCTGGTCGGTTCATGTAATGGGTTGCACTGTGGGGTTAGCGAAATACCAGAAGGATACCGTGTTTGTTTCTGGAACAAGGCGACAAGGGTGATATCCAGAGAATCGCAAACACTGTCTTTTTCCCCGGGCATCAGTCGTAGAACAATATTTGGGTTTGGCTATGATCCGTCAAGTGACAAATACAAGGTTGTAGCAATTGCATTGACTATGCTCTCACTTGACGTATCTGAAAAGACTGAGATGAAAGTTTATGGCACGGGTGACAGTAGTAGGAGAAACCTTGAAGGTTTTCCTGTTCTTTGGACTTTACCTAAAGTTGGTGGAGTGTATCTTAGTGGAACCCTTAATTGGGTTGTTAGTATGGGAAAAGAAACCATTCATTCTGAAATCGTAATTATTTCTGTTGACCTGGAGAAGGAGACTTGCAGATCACTGTTTCTTCCCGACGATTTTTGCTTTGTTGATACAAATATTGGAGTTTTTTGAGACTCGTTGTGCATTTGGCAAGATTGCAACACCCTTCTTGGCTTGTGGTAGATGAGGAAGTTTGGAGATGACAAGTCTAGGattcaattaataaattttagttatttaatctTAATATTCATCcgtatgaagaaaaataaatgattttaccATTGTGCATGTCTAACAATGGAGACTTCTTCATGCTGAAATTCACTAGAAATGCTGATGATGAATACCAAACAATTCTGTATAATCAGAGGGATGGTAAGTCTCAAGTTTCTGTCGTTCCCTCAGGTAGTGTCAGAACTTTGTTTTGGCGCAACCTCAAGTTTTTTACCAAAAGTTTGGTCACACCTTATTGAAGTTCTACAGATGTAAGTTCTTGATTATcctatttaatttgaattatataatgATAATCTCGAATGCTTTGTCAGAATGTATTAACATATATTCTTCTCTTGGGTTGTGAATTACTACTAGAAATGTAGCATCTGATaaccaatttattttattagcatGTAAAGAAATATTGTGGATTATACTACAAATTGTTACAGTTGCCTGCTTCACTTTTGTTATCACTACAATTATCAAATTAGTAAGctgatatatatatctgtgtTGGGCATCATATTACAATCCTAGATAAAAttagatattaatttcatttataattaaatttaagaaaagaagtAATGAAACCACTGCATGGGAATTCAAGGATTCATTCATCAGCATCTCAATCTTAATCTATGTTATCTTTGTCTGATCTCTCCAACCTCTGCTCTCCCTCTCTGTCTTTCTTTGAAAtgttttctctccctctctctctccaaaTGCGAGATTCATCAATTTCTGCAACACTAGATCTGAATATATATTAGTGCTTTTTTTACTGTATGACTGTAGCTTTGAATGATTTCAACCTATAATCACAGGTTTTATACTTTTTGATATATACGTCGGTTTCCATTTTGCATAGGCATTTGGTCTAACCAATCTTTTTTGTGATTCATTCTCGGTCATTCACCTCTTTCATTGCTTTGTAAGTTTTGAATCGTGATTGCTGGAATTAAGTGAAATAGAACTTAGATCATTCTACAAATCCTTGGTCATTTCATATTTCATTGATTCTTAATTCTACAATTTTATTGATTCATGATGCTActacaattttaataattttatcaatgttATGGCTGTTTTTGTCTTGCATCAGTATGCTACATTTTGTTATACTTTGCTTAACCAACGTTCTCAGACTTTCAATTaacatcaagtttttttttgcaGGTATGAGGACAGAACAAGAATGGTACATTAAACTGTAGTATTTATATCATTAGTTCTTTAAATTAGTATATCATCATTGAGAAATACATACTGATGTGTTGTTGTAACTGTGACAATTATATCAGCACTATGGCTAATATGTTTCAGACATAATTgactttatatatatgttcaatTCAGTTGTCAATTTATCAGGTTGCAACTGTTCCTTGGAAACGATACCTGGTTATAATACACATAGTCTAAACTCTTAAGAGATTTCTGTTATAGCTGAATCCCTTACATGCAATGTGATCTTGCTTGTCGAGTGCAACCTCGAGTTTCTTAGAGGTTGTATCAGAAACTGATACTTGACACAATGCCTCAATACCAATTAAGCTTAAATTCTCCACACACTTTCCAGGTTGTTATACACATAGATGTATTGTTAGggttatttaattttctaatacatcaaatatgttctattaaattttactttactcatattatatactaattagtatattatcttttttatttgagCAATGCTactaaatatattgaaaagatTGGAATTTATGTGACACCAGTACAATTCAATTATACACTAGCAACTTTCATAAAagcatgctgaatgaaatggaTTCAAGATTactcaagcctatatataaGAAGTTTTCTAATGAATCTCATTTGCTAAAATGATGTAAATAGTAATTTCTAGTATTTTAAATCCTGATCCGATCCAGTTATAGAAGCAGTTACAATTTTCACTGGTCAGGCAAATTTTAGTTGTTGTCGGCCAAATTTCAGTTGCTGTCTGCTGAAATGGCTTCCAAAATTAGTTAAATCAGTGTAAAATTTTCCTTCTCAAGACAATCTGCTTGTTGATCCAATTGACAGATTCATGTGTCAACAAAATTTGCATGCCCCGTGAGACCAAATAGCTGAATAAGTTCAGAAATTTGACGGAAAAAGCATGGAATCTATTTGGGGTGTTTGTGGATTTGATTTGATcatttttgaaggaaaaatcATCTAATTTCgctttagatttttaatttatcatctaGCCAGTATTGTTCAAAACTTTAATCCGATATAATTGGATCTAATTTGATGCGATTTGGattgaattgattttcttttttaatcgtactttatttttattggaaaatatcaaatattaatgtaatatatatgataaaaattaatttaaaataataaatattttatttatataactatATGTATGCATCTTAACTCAAATAGTAagtaatatgataattttacaaatatataagaaatacaaatatatacatatgtagAAGTTCGATTGGGATTGGATAGGttggaaaaattaaatttgaaattcaatccaataaaaaaaattcagtttttcaaattttttatccatttggttttatgttttctctattttttgtttcgggatcggttttttttttcattggatTGAATGGATTCACAAACAACCCTAGAATCTAGTCAAAAGAAAAGTGACTCTCATATGGAGACCGAGTCAATTACCATGCTTACTTGGCAATTTCTATTGCCCAACCAATACAGAACATGCCTAACCAAATCCGTATATCTTTTGTCATGGCAAATGAACCACTAATAGACAAAATGTTGCCATGACGACCTCCTTTGAAAAATAGCATATCAACATCGGGATAGACGATCTCATCTCTCAATTGCCTAAACAATTGGCATATATCATTAATCATATGGTTGACAACGAATTTCAGCATGTTAAAGAATTTGAGAATAGCTAGACGTGGGAAATTTGGAGAAAATTCTGGTAGTTAATCAGTACTTGCATGGGTATACAGACCTATTAAACCAAGGCCAAATGATTTTGGTAGGAAACTCATAGGTATCAGCAAACACTCAGGCATGATCTTTACCACAGTTTCAACCAAGTGGCTTTTTGGCAGATTTGGTACAACCTAGCCAGTCAAATTCAATTCAGGAAAGATTGATGCCACTAGTTCAGCCGAATTCAGGTCAACCAGTTTAGCTAAATTCAGTTAAGCTAGTTCAATCGATTTCAATTCAGTTAATTCAACTGAATTCGGGTCTGTTATTTCTGCTGAAGGCAGTTCAATTAATACAGCCAAATTCAGTGCAAGCAGGACCTCCTTGGATGGTTCAGCCAATATGATTCAAGTAAGGCAAACAACAATTCAGTTGTGTTATGCTCAGGCAAAGCAGGTTTTGCAAGTCCAACCAAATTTCACTCAACATGTTCTGTATAGCCATTCTTAGCCCAATCAAGTTCATCCGCCAATACCAATCAATATCCTGCTTGAATCGTTGTTTTGAGGTTGGGAGAGCGAGAACACCTGTTCGCGGTACAGGCTGTTTTGGGGTTTTTTAATGTTCTTGTTTCTCATTGTATATGCTTGTGCACTTTTTGCATGTTTTGTGGTTGgcttgatttttattattgtatgcTGATACAACTAGAAGAAGAAGTTCTGGTTTCGAGGACCAGGGCCTCCGAGAGAAGAATTAAGATAAGAAAATGCTCATTTCATTCATGCTTTTGTATAATGTATTACACTTATTTATACTAATTCAATTAACAGAATTGCTACCCTTTTGGAATATTCAGGATCAAGTTTGTTAGCATTGTCTCCCATGTGCATGAATGGCTCTAACAGAATTCCTATAGTGCCTAttgttggttaattttgaaaatcgagataatcctggataaatctgaagtcgtgtataaacactttcagattgaatcaaatttcggggttcaaccaaaattgttcaatcggataaaatcagaagattataattcaagagttttgttttggtcttgtatgtttttcacatgttatgctttctaaaccaggatgattatttataatcaaagaacaggtggttattggcggttgatggaagttatttatttttaaaaatggtcgttgatggaagttttagtaacttccatgtaacttccaaccgttgatggaagttttagtaacttccatgtaacttccaacctttgcctaaaccgaacatctcattattatagggagctgtagtttgatgtattattccagtagattgaaaataaaccggatcataatactcacctcccctatccgtacgaagagttttgattagcccattttgatgaagttctacctctttcttataaattttaaatttatcaagagcttcatcttttgtatttaataaatatacataacaataccttgatgcatcatcaataaaagtaacaagatattttttatgacctaatgatggagtagcatgcaaatcacacaaatcactatgaataaggtctaagactttagtctcacttttaacatccttaaaaggtttcctagtgatcttggtcaacatgcaagttttgcatttttcaatgttcatatcaaaaggaggaatcatacttgtttttgacatatcttttaatcttttgtaatgaacatgtcctaatctagcatgccaaatttctgattttgtcatattagttatagaactacacaaggccatacaaacagattcatgaacaaaaggaacatcaatgtttaatttaaacattccattacaacgataaccaaatccaacaaacgaaccatgtcttgacaagatgtacttgtcactttcaagtacttgcttgaaaccacaattatttaaaaccataccagacaataagttcttacgaataccaggtacaaataagacattatccaaatacaaactttttccggaagtaaaaactaaattcacacaacctaatcctaggatggttcagttgcaacattgcccatcttcacaatagagccatcatcgattggtctaaattccttgaacTGATGAGGACATgttcaagagcaagggcaaggatccacttgaaggacttggaggacctatgacaagggctagagcaaggaaagccaaggaagctcttcaacaagtgttgtccatactatttgaatacaagcccaagtttcaaggagaaaagtccaaggttgtgagttgtatcatggcccaaatggaggaggactaaatgacaccactttgtctcaattttagagtgtttagtttgtctaaataatggcccaatccttgtaaagttggctgaccaaaaatatgttttgggttaatcaactaaaagggctttagttaggtttagttcaagttgtaataagggcccaattggcaacctaggcatcagccttttgggagaccaaatggtggctgacttgttggctgttgggggtgacttttggttgccacaatttcagttacactcagccattaagttttttttaattctctaggttaatggcattaagttattttaattctaggttagtgggtcattactaaaatctgctgtaaagcttctatataagctgaaccattttatcaataaacacaagttgagttttattcagaaaattagagtttatctcttttatcttagtgagagtgattctcctaaattcttgagtgattcaagaacaccttggctgtatcaaaggactttcacaacctttgtgtgttgccctcgctggaaagagtgattctttccttcctttcatcatcacccttgttctttcaaaccacaattccagaaaatccacctctgcccagaattatctcgtggccataacttccattttacgcactcaaattaagtgattcttgagcctaaattgaatttcaaaacgagacctttcacctcgttttggaatcacctcatttggagccctgtagcttcagttattgccatttctatatttctgtccagccaccacttaacctacgttttaccatcccattcatccattttatgccaagaaccaccttattaagacccacgaaattagccaccttattttccatcctttccttaatcaatttccgcattttccatcaaggtttaatcctagacgatcctaagtcagcccttgtgccatgtggGTTCATATCATGAACCAACGAcgatctttgcacacatggcttattgctcccgaatcaaaccGCCAAGCAATGTCATCATCCTGCACATAGAATGCAtcagatattagtgatacataatttgaattcgtattcgaattaaaattattcactacaatctgaccttgttgcttttcaggatcactagacccacttggaccagccttgttctttcctttgaacacccggcaatccctctttaaatgaccaggtttcccacacttccaacatgataattttgtctgtttgtttggacctttgttcttatttccttgaaattttcgtttgttacctttagcattgtaattttgcttaactgttccactttcctctaccatattaacggaagaggaacctgctatggttttatcattgactttgtcaatttcctgagccctcagcgactcctcaatcatgaaatgactatcgagttgaaccagagtcaactcttccttcttatgtttcaaggtatgcttgaagtctttccaagaagaaggcagtttatcaattatagatgaaactgcaatggattcatccattttcaaatcatattgagtaaactgacccaaaTCCGCAGCAGTCANNNNNNNNNNNNNNNNNNNNNNNNNNNNNNNNNNNNNNNNNNNNNNNNNNNNNNNNNNNNNNNNNNNNNNNNNNNNNNNNNNNNNNNNNNNNNNNNNNNNNNNNNNNNNNNNNNNNNNNNNNNNNNNNNNNNNNNNNNNNNNNNNNNNNNNNNNNNNNNNNNNNNNNNNNNNNNNNNNNNNNNNNNNNNNNNNNNNNNNNNNNNNNNNNNNNNNNNNNNNNNNNNNNNNNNNNNNNNNNNNNNNNNNNNNNNNNNNNNNNNNNNNNNNNNNNNNNNNNNNNNNNNNNNNNNNNNNNNNNNNNNNNNNNNNNNNNNNNNNNNNNNNNNNNNNNNNNNNNNNNNNNNNNNNNNNNNNNNNNNNNNNNNNNNNNNNNNNNNNNNNNNNNNNNNNNNNNNNNNNNNNNNNNNNNNNNNNNNNNNNNNNNNNNNNNNNNNNNNNNNNNNNNNNNNNNNNNNNNNNNNNNNNNNNNNNNNNNNNNNNNNNNNNNNNNNNNNNNNNNNNNNNNNNNNNNNNNNNNNNNNNNNNNNNNNNNNNNNNNNNNNNNNNNNNNNNNNNNNNNNNNNNNNNNNNNNNNNNNNNNNNNNNNNNNNNNNNNNNNNNNNNNNNNNNNNNNNNNNNNNNNNNNNNNNNNNNNNNNNNNNNNNNNNNNNNNNNNNNNNNNNNNNNNNNNNNNNNNNNNNNNNNNNNNNNNNNNNNNNNNNNNNNNNNNNNNNNNNNNNNNNNNNNNNNNNNNNNNNNNNNNNNNNNNNNNNNNNNNNNNNNNNNNNNNNNNNNNNNNNNNNNNNNNNNNNNNNNNNNNNNNNNNNNNNNNNNNNNNNNNNNNNNNNNNNNNNNNNNNNNNNNNNNNNNNNNNNNNNNNNNNNNNNNNNNNNNNNNNNNNNNNNNNNNNNNNNNNNNNNNNNNNNNNNNNNNNNNNNNNNNNNNNNNNNNNNNNNNNNNNNNNNNNNNNNNNNNNNNNNNNNNNNNNNNNNNNNNNNNNNNNNNNNNNNNNNNNNNNNNNNNNNNNNNNNNNNNNNNNNNNNNNNNNNNNNNNNNNNNNNNNNNNNNNNNNNNNNNNNNNNNNNNNNNNNNNNNNNNNNNNNNNNNNNNNNNNNNNNNNNNNNNNNNNNNNNNNNNNNNNNNNNNNNNNNNNNNNNNNNNNNNNNNNNNNNNNNNNNNNNNNNNNNNNNNNNNNNNNNNNNNNNNNNNNNNNNNNNNNNNNNNNNNNNNNNNNNNNNNNNNNNNNNNNNNNNNNNNNNNNNNNNNNNNNNNNNNNNNNNNNNNNNNNNNNNNNNNNNNNNNNNNNNNNNNNNNNNNNNNNNNNN
The genomic region above belongs to Glycine max cultivar Williams 82 chromosome 14, Glycine_max_v4.0, whole genome shotgun sequence and contains:
- the LOC102667463 gene encoding F-box/kelch-repeat protein At3g23880-like, producing MPGYHLVGSCNGLHCGVSEIPEGYRVCFWNKATRVISRESQTLSFSPGISRRTIFGFGYDPSSDKYKVVAIALTMLSLDVSEKTEMKVYGTGDSSRRNLEGFPVLWTLPKVGGVYLSGTLNWVVSMGKETIHSEIVIISVDLEKETCRSLFLPDDFCFVDTNIGVF